GCCACTTTGGCTTGGCTTTGCTACGCCCCAAATCGTGTTGCAAAAAGATCCAAGTGCCGATTGCTGCCATAGCAATCAAACTCGCAAGCACGGCGAAGGCACTGCGAAAGCCAATGGTGCTCAATAATAGGCTACCCAAGAAAAAGCCCACGCCTTTGAGCGCATTTTTCGAGCCAGTCAAAATGGCTACCCATTTGAACAAGGTCGATTGAGCATCTTCAGCCACCAACATTTTGATACTGCTCTTGGCGCTCATTTTGGTCAGATCTTTGGCGATGCCCGAGCCAGCTTGCGCCAACATCACATAAGGCACGCTGAGCCAAGCACTGGGCACAACCATCATGCCCAAGGCGACAACTTGTAACACCAAGCCAGCATGCAACGTGCGATTCAGGCCAAAACGTGTGCCCAGCCAGCCACCAAATAAATTGGTAACCACCCCAAATACTTCATAGAAAATAAAGAGCGCCGCTACCGCCAAGGCACCATAGCCAAGTTGATGAAAATGAAACAAAACCAACATACGCAACGCACCATCGGTCAAAGTAAATGCCCAATAGGCGGCGGTAACAATCGCATATTCTTTGAATTGTTGCTGCATGGTTGGCTCCTAGCCTGCCTGAAGTTGGGCGACCTTGGCGGCTAGCTCCAACATGCGATTAACATAGCCAATTTCGTTGTCGTACCAAGCCATAATTTTCAGTTGGGTTTGGTTGGTAACAGTCGTCAGCGCTGCATCAATAATCGCCGAACGTGGATCACCTTTGTAATCAACTGAAACTAAAGGCCGTTCTTCATAGCCCAAAATACCTTTGAGCGCTCCACGACTAGCCTCAGCCAAAGCCCGATTAACCTCTTCGCTCGTAGTTGGTCGGGCCAGTTCAAAGACACAATCGGTCAGCGAGGCATTCAACAAGGGCACGCGAATCGCTACCCCATCTAAACGACCTGCTAATTCTGGAAAGATCATGCCAATTGCGCTGGCTGAGCCTGTGCTGGTGGGAATCAGCGATTGGCTAGCGGCGCGGGCACGGCGTAAATCTTTATGCGGCGCATCGATCAAATTTTGGGTATTAGTCATATCGTGAATTGTGGTGATCATGCCGTGTTTGATACCAAACTGTTCATGCACCACTTTGACGATGGGAGCTAAACAATTGGTTGTGCACGAGGCGGCAGTTAATAAACGATGCTGTAGTGGATCATAGAGCTGATCATTGACTCCCATCACAATGTTGAGTGCGCCGTGCTTAACAGGTGCGGCAACGATCACAGTTTTGACTCCAGCCGCAAAATAACCCGCTAGTTGTTCGGGGCTACGAAATTTGCCTGAACATTCCAGCACCAGATCAACGTCATGGCTCGCCCAATCGGTTGCTTCAATTGTCGCATGATTGCTATAACTCAGGCGTTGTTGATCGATGATCAGGGCTTGGGCTTCGGCCTGCACAGCTTGGTTCCAGCGGCCATGAACTGAATCGAAGGCCAGCAAATGCGCAGCAGTCGCAGCCTCGCCTTTAAGTTCGTTGATATGTACCCATTCAAATCCTGGGCGATTCCAGCCAGCCCGTAATGCTAGCCGCCCCATTCGCCCAAAACCATTAATGCCAATTCGTAAAGCCATTATTTGCTCCCTTCGCGTTGTTGGCGCTCAATGGTGGTCAGTAAAAAACGAATACGGGTCATCAGTTGCTGGGCGGTGGTTTCAATTGCAGCGGCTTGGGCTAGTTCGCTGGTTTCACGCAATGGGTCGGCAAAACTCCAGTGCATACTGGTGGGGTGGCCAGCAAGCGTTGGGCATTGTTCGCGTGCTCGATCGCAGACCGTAATCACATAGTCGAAATCTTGCTCAAGGTAGGGCTGGAGTGCCTTGGAATATAAGCCAGCGCTGGAAATCTTTTTTTCGGCCAAGGTTGCTAGAACCAAGTGATGCACCTCGGCAGGTTGGGTTCCGGCGCTCACTACATCGAGCATGGAGCCGCCAATATGGCGGGTAATTGCCTCAGCTAGTTGCGAGCGAGCACTGTTGTGGGTGCACAAATATAAAATTCGCACTGGTTTGGTGAGTTGATAGGTTTGGCTAGTTGATTTACCAGCAAATGGATCAAGATCAGGGTGCAGGGCTTGAGCGCTAGCTTGATAGGCCGTTTGCAAGGTGGGCAAATCGAGATGGTAATAGACATCACGGCCATCGGCTTCGCTACGGCGTTCGATCACCAAGGCAGCTTCACGCAACAGCCGTAAATGATATGAAACCACATTCATCGGCGCTTGCAAGACCGCCACACATTCATGCACCCGATAATCGCTATGGACTAAAAGTTGTAACAAGCGCCAACGAAGATCATGCGCTAGCAATTTGAGCACGGCAGGTGGTTCAAGCCCAAGGCTTTGCATAATAATACTCCAAATCAAAATGATTCAAATTATTTTGAAGTATATTCGAGGTATTAGCAAAAAGCAAGCTAGCATTTTGATCCACGAAGCGCACGAAGTTATTTTAGCCACGAATTGCACAAATTATGCTTTTGTGATCCCCAATGTACTACAGCTCAGTGCTATGCGTAATGTCTGACCCCTAGCCCCTGAATCCTGACCCCTGACCTCTATTTTGCCTTTTGCCTTTTGATTTTCATCCCTCATTATTCATCCTTCATCCTTTCCTATGCTACTCTGTGGCATGCGAATTGCCGCAACGTTTGGCGAAAAATAGCTAGCAGAGGAACCCTATGTTCGATTGGATTCAACCTTATTTACCACCTGTAAATAGCGTTTCTTACTATATGTTGCGGGGCACACTGACGTTTTTGCTGGTGGCAGTCGCCGCACGCGCGATTAGCATCATCATTCGGCGAGCCTTTCTCTCGAATGCCCAATTACTGCGCCATAACCTCAGCGAGCGCCGCCGTAAGACCTTGCGCTCCTTGGTTTCATCGCTGACCAATGGCTTGGCAATTTTGATCTCGCTGTTTTTGATTATGGGCATGTTTATTCAGCCAAGTGCCTTATTTACCTTTTTGGGCTTGTTTAGTGCGGGCTTGGGGTTTAGTGCGCGGCCTTATGTTAGCGATTTTCTGGGCGGAATTACGCTACTATTTGAAGATCAATTTGCGTTAGGCGATAAAGTGGAGATTGGTGATCGGCAGGTGGTGGGTTGTGTTGAACGAATTAGTTTGCGTATGACCTATATTCGCGGCGAGTCGGGCGAACTTTGGCTGGTGCCCAATGGCGATATTCGCACCATTCGCAATTTTACTCGTGGCAAATGGTCGCCAGCCAGCATCAAATTGACCGTGCCAACTACCAAACTTGATGAAACCATGATCGTTCTGCACCAAATTATCAGCGATCCAGGTGATGATGTGATTGAAACACCTGAAATCATCAGCGAAGATGGCGAAATTGGTGCAGTCACGACCACGATTACATTAAAAGTTAAGGCGCGTTACAGTATGGCTCCGGCAGTGCGTGAGCGCTTGATCACTCAATTGCAAGCGGCGTTAACTGAGCACCATGTGTTGGCTGCGGATGAAAATCGGGAATAGCATCGCCAGTTAAGGCATCGTAGGAAACTGCATCGGCAGGCTCACGCAACAGTGATTTGACCCGTGGCCAAAAGCCACGGAAAAACTCTGAGCGGCGATAGCGTTGCAAATCACGGCCTGATTCCCAAGTACTCCAGGTTGCAAAGGCGGTTGGGTCGCCAGTTTCACGTAAAAGCGATAAGGCCAAACAGCCTTCTTGATGGCGAATTGTTGGCTCGCATTCAGCATAAAATGCAAGAAATTCTGCTACATGTTCGGGGGCAAATTTTAACCGAACTAAGCGCACAACCATTGGCGTAGCTCCTTATTGGGAATTGACACACAAAGAGGTGGCCGTAACCACAGCGCTATCTTAGCATGCTTAGCCTGCATCCAATGCAAAAACTGCACCATCGTAGGCGATCAAAACTTCGCCCTTAAACATTGTGGCAACTCGCGCCAAAACTTCAGCTTCCGGAGCGGTATTGATTGGGCTGTAGTGGGTCAGAATCAGGCGTTGGACACCAGCATTTTGAGCGGTGGTAGCGGCTTGCTCAGGCGTTGAGTGGGTATCAAAGGGCATTGAAACGGTGCATTCATGAATCAATGTATGCGCCGCTTGGCTTAATTCAACTAGTGCCGCGCATGGTCCACTATCAGCGCCATACACCAAACTGCCTTGGCCTACTTGATCAATCCGTAAGGCGAGGGTTGGGCGGCTATGGTAGGTTGGGGCGGTGGTGAAGGTTGCACCTAAATCGAAGGGTAATTCGACCCTACCACCAGCATCATCGAGGGTTTGAAATTGGGGCGTAATTGCATGAATGCCTAAATCGGCGGCTTGCACAACCGCCTCAGCCGTAGCAATCGTGCGCGAATTACCAAACACTAGCAATTCACCGTTGTGTTGAGCCAACCACAAATGTAGCAACAAACTGGGCAAGCCCATCAAGTGGTCGGGGTGATTGTGCGAGATGAAGATCGCGCGGAGTTGACGTGGATCAAGCCCATATTTGAGCATCCGACGATACGGGCTACCGCCACAATCGAGTAAGACTAAGCCAGCCGCGCTTTGCCAAACATAGCCACTATTTTCACGCTCAGCATCGGGAAGTGCCGTGCCAGAGCCAAGCACAATCAAATTACTCATGCGGACCTCCTTTGGTCGTGCAATCTACGCAGATAGCGCAGCAATTAGTATAATAGGCCATAAAAGACCCGACAAGGGTGCAAAACTCACATTTTGCAGCCACTATAGGAGCCAGTATGGACGCACTCTCTGCAATGATGCAGCTTTGGTTGGGTGGGTTATTGGTCGCATGGGCACTGGTGTTGCTTGGCGGATTCGTGCTAGGCAAGCCGAATCCTGAAGGCACGCGCCGCATGACGCTGTGGGGGCGTTTGGGGTCATCAGCAATTTTGGTGGTGGCGGCTTGGAGTTGGTGGTGGCAACTGCACCAGCAACATAATCTAACGGCCTTGTTAGTTGCGCTTGGCATGAGCTTGGGCTTTGTGGGCGATTTATGCATGGCCCAAGTTGTTCCGCTTAAAAATTATGTATTGGGTGGCATGAGTGCCTTTGGGCTAGGCCATGTGGCCTATATTTGGGCTGGCCTAGGCATCGAAAGCTTCAATGTGCTGAGCTGGTTGGTTTGGTTAATCGTGGGGGCGCTTGGCTGGTATGTGGTAGTTTGGCACGATAGCTCACGCAGTCGGTTGCATCAAGTGGCTTTGCCTTATGCGTTGTTGCTGGCGAGCACGACAGGCATTGCAACTGGGGTAGCCTTGGAGCAACTGCCAATGCTGACATTTGCGATCGGCGCAGCCTTATTTTTGCTCAGCGATTTAATTTTGGCCACCCAGTTGTTTAATGATGCCCGTTGGCGCGGAATTGGCGATGTGGTTTGGTTTACCTATGGTCCGGCCCAAGCCCTAATTGTCTATAGCATGGCTTGGTTGCTTTAATTGAGAAAAGAGGATTTTAATGATCTAGCTAATATAGTTTCAGCCAAACAATGCTGGGAGCTTAATTGATCACCACCCCTCCGCCCCGCCTCAAGGCGGGGAACGCAGGGTGTTTTCATCCCCCTGCACCCCCTAAAGCACAATTTTTGATAGACAGCCGTATCCAGCTGCATCAAAAATTATGGTTTTAATACAAACGACAAAGCCACAATTGCGGCTTGTGGCTTCTTCGCTAATTGACATTTTGCAGAACGTGCTACAATGATCATGCTCTCGACCAATTTGGCGGGAAGCACTGATGGGTTTTCTGGTTTCAAACACCACTTGGATCGCACCCGACCGAGATGGTAAGTACACAGTGATGTGCTTAGTTGTCCTCGGCTGACGCGATTCGGCGTTGCGGAGGTTTTTTTATGGCTTTTTCCGCTCGACCGACAGTCGGCATTTTTGGCGCAGGCAAGGTTGGCACAGCCTTGGCCTTGGCCTTACAACGCGTCGATTACCCACTTGTCGGCGTTAGCTCTCGTTCAGCTGCTTCGGCTCAGGCATTAGCTCAAAGTCTGGCATGCCCCGTACTTATACCCAACGAATTATTTGCCCAAGCTCAATTGATCTTTCTGACAATTCCTGATGATCATTTAGCCGCTACCGCCCAAGCTTTGACTGATTCACTTGGCCATGGCACTGGCATTGTGGTGCATTGTTCAGGAGCCTTGACCAGCGCCGTTTTGCAACCATTGCAGCTGCGTGGTTGGCAGGTTGCTGGTTGTCATCCATTGGCTCCCTTTGCGAGCCGCTCAACTCCCTTACCCCAAGCAATTACCTGGGCGATCGAGGCTGAAGCTGAGTCATATGCTGTGCTGGCGGAATTAGTCCAAGCAGTTGGTGGCATTCCTCGCCCAATTCAGGCTGAGCATAAAGTGCTTTATCACAGTGCGGCGGTGCTTTCGGCCAACTATGCCATTATGTTGGCGGCACGGGCGGTCGATTTACTGCAACTTTGCGGTTGGTCAGGCCAAGAAGCATTGCAAGCACTTGTGCCTTTATTACGCGATAACGTTGAAAATTTGGCTCGCGTCGGCTTGCCCCAAGCATTAACTGGCCCATTGGCCCGTGGCGATTATGGCACGGTCGAGCGCCATCTCCAAGCCTTGGATGCCAATGCCCCTGATATTGCCAGTTTGTATCGCGCCTGCATCGAGGCAACTCAACCGTTATTAAGAACATAGATCAAAGAACATAGAACATAGCTGTCATGGTTTATCGCATGCACAACGGCCAGCATGCCCTCACCCCCTAGCCCCCTCTCCCGCACGCGAGGCGAGGGGGGATTCGCTCCGGCAGTGCTCCCCTCGCCCGCCGTCGTGGGAGAGGGGTTGGGGGTGAGGGAAAGCAATCTATTTTCGATATTTCAACATATTCAACCAAGCAAAGGAGCTACCATGCGTACACAATTGAGCGATATTCAACGGATGAAAGATCGGGACGAACGCTTGGTGATGGTCACAGCCTATGATTACACCAGCGCCCAACTGATCGATCGTACCGATATTCCGTTAATTTTGGTTGGCGATTCGCTGGGGATGGTGATTCAGGGTAATAGTTCAACCGTGCCTGTAACCATCGATGAAATGGTTTATCACACCAAAGCCGTGATGCGTGGCAGCAGTAAAGCGCTGGTGGTTGGCGATTTGCCTTTTTTGAGCTACACCAGCCCTGAACATGCCATCCAAAATGCTGGCAAGTTGATGCAAATTGGTGGTTGTGGTGCGGTCAAGCTCGAAGGTGGCGTGAACATGGCTCCAACCGTGCGCCGCTTGGTCGATTTGGGCATTCCAGTGATGGGCCACTTGGGCTTTACCCCGCAATCAGTTAATCAAATTGGTATGCGGGTGCAGGGCAAAACCGTGGCCCATGCCCGCCAGTTGCTTGACGATGCCTTGGCACTTGAAGCCGCTGGAGCCTTCGCGATTGTCTTGGAGTTAATTCCAGCAGCCTTGGCCAAGGCGATCACGGCTCGCTTGCATATTCCCACAATTGGAATTGGAGCGGGGGTTGGTTGCGATGGCGAAGTGCAAGTTTGGCACGATATTTTGGGCTTGTATAGCGATCATCTGCCGCGCCACACCAAGCGCTATGCCGATTTGGGCAGCACAATTGAGCAAGCGCTTAATCAATATGCCCACGAAGTCCGCGAACGCAGTTTCCCAACTGCCGCTAATAGCAGCGTGATCGATGCCAATACCTTGGCTGAAGCGCTGGGCGAACAAACGGTTAGTGTTGGGGCAAGCGCCAAAGTCGCCGTCTAAATAAACATTAAATCAAATGTCCGCTGGGATTAATCAGCGGACATTTGTTATTTAATTGAATAATTCAGCGACTGATTCAATAATCGCGGTTGGGCGATAGGGATAGCGCTCGGCATCAATGCGCGTCATCATACCCGAAAGCACCAAGGCCGTGCGCATACCCGCCTCGGTTCCGCCGATAATGTCGGTATCCATGCGGTCGCCAATCATCATGGCTTCGGCAGCGTGTGATTCGATTGTGCGCAAAGCGGTACGCATCATCACTGGGTTGGGCTTGCCCACAAAATAGGCTTCGGCGTTGGTAGCGGCGCGAATTAAAGCCACAACTGCCCCACAGGCTGGTAAAATTCCACGCTCCGATGGCCCTGAAACATCAGGATTAGTACCAATCAAACGTGAGCCAGCGGCGACAAAGCGCACAGCTTGGGTGATGCGCTCAAAACTATACGAGGTCGTTTCACCAATCACTACATAATCGGGGTCGTGCTCGGTCATGGTGTAGCCAAC
This genomic interval from Herpetosiphon gulosus contains the following:
- a CDS encoding ArsJ-associated glyceraldehyde-3-phosphate dehydrogenase, whose product is MALRIGINGFGRMGRLALRAGWNRPGFEWVHINELKGEAATAAHLLAFDSVHGRWNQAVQAEAQALIIDQQRLSYSNHATIEATDWASHDVDLVLECSGKFRSPEQLAGYFAAGVKTVIVAAPVKHGALNIVMGVNDQLYDPLQHRLLTAASCTTNCLAPIVKVVHEQFGIKHGMITTIHDMTNTQNLIDAPHKDLRRARAASQSLIPTSTGSASAIGMIFPELAGRLDGVAIRVPLLNASLTDCVFELARPTTSEEVNRALAEASRGALKGILGYEERPLVSVDYKGDPRSAIIDAALTTVTNQTQLKIMAWYDNEIGYVNRMLELAAKVAQLQAG
- a CDS encoding ArsR family transcriptional regulator translates to MQSLGLEPPAVLKLLAHDLRWRLLQLLVHSDYRVHECVAVLQAPMNVVSYHLRLLREAALVIERRSEADGRDVYYHLDLPTLQTAYQASAQALHPDLDPFAGKSTSQTYQLTKPVRILYLCTHNSARSQLAEAITRHIGGSMLDVVSAGTQPAEVHHLVLATLAEKKISSAGLYSKALQPYLEQDFDYVITVCDRAREQCPTLAGHPTSMHWSFADPLRETSELAQAAAIETTAQQLMTRIRFLLTTIERQQREGSK
- a CDS encoding mechanosensitive ion channel domain-containing protein; the encoded protein is MFDWIQPYLPPVNSVSYYMLRGTLTFLLVAVAARAISIIIRRAFLSNAQLLRHNLSERRRKTLRSLVSSLTNGLAILISLFLIMGMFIQPSALFTFLGLFSAGLGFSARPYVSDFLGGITLLFEDQFALGDKVEIGDRQVVGCVERISLRMTYIRGESGELWLVPNGDIRTIRNFTRGKWSPASIKLTVPTTKLDETMIVLHQIISDPGDDVIETPEIISEDGEIGAVTTTITLKVKARYSMAPAVRERLITQLQAALTEHHVLAADENRE
- a CDS encoding putative quinol monooxygenase, producing MVVRLVRLKFAPEHVAEFLAFYAECEPTIRHQEGCLALSLLRETGDPTAFATWSTWESGRDLQRYRRSEFFRGFWPRVKSLLREPADAVSYDALTGDAIPDFHPQPTHGAQLTPLAIE
- a CDS encoding MBL fold metallo-hydrolase — encoded protein: MSNLIVLGSGTALPDAERENSGYVWQSAAGLVLLDCGGSPYRRMLKYGLDPRQLRAIFISHNHPDHLMGLPSLLLHLWLAQHNGELLVFGNSRTIATAEAVVQAADLGIHAITPQFQTLDDAGGRVELPFDLGATFTTAPTYHSRPTLALRIDQVGQGSLVYGADSGPCAALVELSQAAHTLIHECTVSMPFDTHSTPEQAATTAQNAGVQRLILTHYSPINTAPEAEVLARVATMFKGEVLIAYDGAVFALDAG
- a CDS encoding lysoplasmalogenase; the protein is MDALSAMMQLWLGGLLVAWALVLLGGFVLGKPNPEGTRRMTLWGRLGSSAILVVAAWSWWWQLHQQHNLTALLVALGMSLGFVGDLCMAQVVPLKNYVLGGMSAFGLGHVAYIWAGLGIESFNVLSWLVWLIVGALGWYVVVWHDSSRSRLHQVALPYALLLASTTGIATGVALEQLPMLTFAIGAALFLLSDLILATQLFNDARWRGIGDVVWFTYGPAQALIVYSMAWLL
- a CDS encoding Rossmann-like and DUF2520 domain-containing protein, yielding MAFSARPTVGIFGAGKVGTALALALQRVDYPLVGVSSRSAASAQALAQSLACPVLIPNELFAQAQLIFLTIPDDHLAATAQALTDSLGHGTGIVVHCSGALTSAVLQPLQLRGWQVAGCHPLAPFASRSTPLPQAITWAIEAEAESYAVLAELVQAVGGIPRPIQAEHKVLYHSAAVLSANYAIMLAARAVDLLQLCGWSGQEALQALVPLLRDNVENLARVGLPQALTGPLARGDYGTVERHLQALDANAPDIASLYRACIEATQPLLRT
- the panB gene encoding 3-methyl-2-oxobutanoate hydroxymethyltransferase, translating into MRTQLSDIQRMKDRDERLVMVTAYDYTSAQLIDRTDIPLILVGDSLGMVIQGNSSTVPVTIDEMVYHTKAVMRGSSKALVVGDLPFLSYTSPEHAIQNAGKLMQIGGCGAVKLEGGVNMAPTVRRLVDLGIPVMGHLGFTPQSVNQIGMRVQGKTVAHARQLLDDALALEAAGAFAIVLELIPAALAKAITARLHIPTIGIGAGVGCDGEVQVWHDILGLYSDHLPRHTKRYADLGSTIEQALNQYAHEVRERSFPTAANSSVIDANTLAEALGEQTVSVGASAKVAV
- a CDS encoding HAD-IIA family hydrolase; the protein is MNQFDDVRAVLCDMDGVLVHGAQIIPGAPEFLGRLRASGRKFLVLTNNSIYTPRDLQARLARIGLPLEIEDIYTSALATAKFLDSQRPNGTAFVIGEAGLTNALYDVGYTMTEHDPDYVVIGETTSYSFERITQAVRFVAAGSRLIGTNPDVSGPSERGILPACGAVVALIRAATNAEAYFVGKPNPVMMRTALRTIESHAAEAMMIGDRMDTDIIGGTEAGMRTALVLSGMMTRIDAERYPYRPTAIIESVAELFN